The following coding sequences are from one Shewanella putrefaciens window:
- a CDS encoding transporter substrate-binding domain-containing protein, with protein MKFVVYLIVILCSYLLSITGQASPLPNEPLIIVMGEDSFPYQYVDSEGEPTGLLVDLWKEWAKQTHTEVVFVARHWNESLTQLQKGKAHAHLGMGITPEREQLFDFSTPIADVDAYLYLHKSLRSKKSIKELIPYQIGVVAGSYHEAQLQRMESKLVLKRYESREKLLAGVASSEIVVFAGLEGYLKDPASSQDISANFPNTARIKIKSVQFVPATVKGNQALVDKINRGFMGLDPQFIQQTERRWLGIHRQKSGLIIAMQQGVEPFVDLGVDGLPHGLYVDMWKLWSEKTGIDIDFITGDMNASVDDVRRGLADAHIGYPESDDLKTGLTRAWPLYTVKSRLFIYQQQLNDVSQLKGKRIGVVPTAPYLVSLRQALPDVSLRYYDSMDAMVTAARTGEIVGFVAAGAWTSHYLLLNKGWSDFHQYPDLAFSTNIYVLTRSDDPGLTQRIENGFNSITPKEFADIEHKWMLNPQDHIFNQTERNRINLTAIEQTYLESLAEVRMGYLKHWPPMEFTDEQGEFSGINSDIARLLKEELHLKLTPIAFDDWHALIQALQKGDIALAGSVAKTAERQQRLLFSDPYWPSPWGLVSQLEQVSVFNIAQLAGQRVAVVEGYHLVAQLMALQPSLKLVLVTDTKAGVSAVANGHAEVFIDKVVTLASELKGGEFPTLKMSLLSDLADQHSHIGVNPEFEPLVPLINKALAIIDNQRQQQIYSHWVSFTVSTDNSHYLQWIRYLLFSAVILSIVMIAVLAVNRRLNLEITRRISAEKRLQHVANHDVLTQLPNRALLDDRLAQALLSHQRDQAYFALLFIDLDEFKQINDQHGHPIGDSILTQVAQILLSSVRNSDTVARFGGDEFVILLNRVQDLDAATQVADNILQSLSSPLLIEGQTVRVAVSIGVVLYPRDGDTAIGLLKKADQLMYQAKSSGGRCYRIS; from the coding sequence TACAGGGCAGGCGAGTCCATTGCCTAATGAGCCATTAATCATCGTTATGGGTGAAGACAGTTTTCCCTATCAATATGTGGATAGCGAAGGAGAACCGACAGGATTACTGGTTGATCTTTGGAAAGAATGGGCTAAGCAAACCCATACAGAAGTGGTGTTTGTCGCACGCCACTGGAATGAATCTCTCACTCAATTACAAAAAGGTAAAGCGCACGCTCATCTTGGTATGGGAATAACACCAGAAAGAGAGCAACTATTTGATTTTTCGACTCCGATTGCTGATGTTGATGCTTATCTTTATTTACACAAATCATTACGTAGTAAAAAATCAATCAAGGAATTGATTCCCTATCAAATCGGTGTTGTAGCAGGCTCATATCATGAAGCGCAGTTACAACGAATGGAGTCTAAATTAGTTTTAAAGCGTTATGAGAGTCGTGAAAAACTGCTTGCAGGCGTGGCCTCCTCAGAAATAGTGGTATTCGCTGGATTAGAAGGTTACTTGAAAGATCCCGCATCATCCCAAGATATTTCGGCTAATTTTCCTAATACAGCTCGCATAAAAATTAAAAGTGTCCAGTTTGTCCCCGCGACAGTTAAAGGTAACCAAGCATTAGTTGATAAGATTAATCGCGGTTTTATGGGTCTAGATCCTCAGTTTATCCAGCAGACTGAACGGCGTTGGTTGGGGATCCATAGGCAAAAATCTGGGTTGATTATTGCTATGCAACAGGGTGTTGAACCCTTTGTTGATCTCGGTGTTGATGGCTTACCCCATGGTTTGTATGTAGATATGTGGAAATTGTGGTCCGAAAAAACGGGAATCGATATTGATTTTATCACCGGTGACATGAATGCCAGTGTTGATGATGTACGTCGTGGTCTAGCGGATGCACATATTGGTTATCCAGAGAGTGATGACTTAAAAACTGGACTTACCCGAGCTTGGCCTCTCTATACAGTAAAGAGTCGACTGTTTATTTATCAGCAACAATTAAATGATGTATCCCAATTAAAGGGCAAACGGATCGGTGTTGTACCGACAGCACCTTATTTGGTCTCACTTAGGCAGGCTTTGCCTGATGTGTCTTTACGCTATTATGACAGTATGGATGCAATGGTGACAGCCGCCAGAACTGGTGAAATTGTTGGCTTTGTTGCAGCAGGGGCTTGGACATCTCATTACCTACTGCTTAATAAAGGCTGGTCTGACTTCCATCAATATCCCGACTTAGCGTTTTCGACCAATATCTATGTGCTTACTCGCAGTGATGATCCTGGACTTACGCAACGAATTGAAAATGGTTTTAACAGTATAACTCCCAAGGAATTTGCAGATATTGAGCATAAATGGATGCTCAACCCTCAGGATCATATCTTCAATCAAACGGAGCGTAACCGTATTAATTTAACGGCTATAGAGCAAACCTATCTTGAAAGTTTGGCTGAAGTGCGTATGGGTTATCTTAAACATTGGCCACCCATGGAGTTTACGGATGAACAAGGGGAGTTTTCGGGTATTAATAGTGATATTGCGCGGCTGTTAAAAGAAGAATTACACCTTAAGCTGACTCCCATTGCTTTTGATGACTGGCATGCGTTAATTCAAGCACTGCAAAAAGGCGATATTGCTCTTGCAGGCAGTGTAGCCAAAACGGCTGAGCGACAACAACGATTACTGTTTAGCGACCCATATTGGCCATCACCTTGGGGGTTAGTCTCACAACTCGAGCAGGTTTCTGTGTTTAACATCGCTCAGTTAGCAGGGCAAAGAGTCGCTGTGGTTGAAGGCTATCATTTGGTAGCGCAATTAATGGCATTACAGCCATCACTTAAATTGGTGCTAGTGACGGACACTAAAGCAGGGGTGAGTGCAGTGGCAAATGGTCATGCGGAGGTGTTTATTGACAAAGTGGTCACACTGGCCTCTGAGCTTAAAGGTGGAGAGTTTCCCACTCTCAAAATGTCGCTATTAAGTGATTTGGCCGATCAACATAGTCATATTGGGGTCAATCCGGAATTTGAACCCTTAGTGCCACTGATTAATAAAGCGTTAGCTATCATCGATAATCAACGTCAACAACAGATATATTCCCACTGGGTCTCATTTACGGTTTCAACGGATAACAGCCATTATCTTCAATGGATCCGCTACTTACTGTTCAGTGCCGTAATATTATCTATTGTTATGATAGCGGTGTTGGCGGTCAATAGACGTTTAAACCTTGAGATAACACGGCGAATTTCAGCGGAGAAACGGTTACAACATGTTGCAAACCATGATGTATTAACCCAATTACCTAATCGCGCGTTGTTAGATGACCGCTTAGCTCAAGCGCTATTATCACATCAACGAGATCAAGCCTACTTTGCTCTGTTATTTATTGACTTGGATGAGTTTAAGCAAATTAATGATCAGCATGGTCACCCAATAGGAGATTCAATACTGACACAGGTAGCACAAATTTTACTTAGTTCAGTGCGAAACTCTGATACCGTGGCGCGATTTGGCGGCGATGAGTTTGTGATCCTACTAAATCGTGTGCAAGATCTCGATGCCGCGACCCAAGTTGCTGATAATATCCTGCAGTCTCTTTCCTCGCCTTTGCTCATAGAAGGACAAACGGTGAGGGTTGCTGTCAGTATTGGTGTCGTACTTTATCCCCGAGATGGTGATACTGCTATTGGGTTGTTGAAAAAGGCTGATCAGCTAATGTACCAAGCCAAAAGTAGTGGGGGACGCTGTTACCGTATTTCTTGA
- the aspS gene encoding aspartate--tRNA ligase — protein sequence MRSHYCGDVNKSHVGQEVTLVGWVNRSRDLGGVVFLDLRDREGLVQVVYDPDLPEVFAVASTLRAEFCVQVKGVVRARPDSQVNGQMKTGEIEVLGKALTIINAADPLPLSLDNYQNNSEEQRLKYRYLDLRRPEMAQRLMFRAKVTSAVRRFLDSNGFLDIETPILTKATPEGARDYLVPSRTYKGQFFALPQSPQLFKQLLMMSGFDRYYQIVKCFRDEDLRADRQPEFTQIDIETSFMTSEQVMAKTEEMMRGLFLEMLNVDLGEFPRMTYNEAMRRFGSDKPDLRNPLELVDIADLLKEVEFAVFSGPANDEEGRVAALRIPGGAALSRKQIDDYTKFVGIYGAKGLAWMKINDLSLGLEGIQSPVLKFLNESIVNEIISRTGAQTGDIILFGADQATVVAESMGALRLKAGEDFSLLQGEWRPLWVVDFPMFEKINGSFHAVHHPFTAPRGVTAAELEANPANRVSDAYDMVLNGCELGGGSVRIHNQEMQSAVFRILGITDDEAKEKFGFLLEALRYGTPPHAGLAFGLDRIIMLMTGASSIRDVMAFPKTTTAACPLTNAPGFANPQQLAELGIAVVEKAVKTEG from the coding sequence ATGCGCAGTCATTATTGTGGAGACGTCAATAAGTCTCACGTTGGACAAGAAGTTACCTTGGTAGGTTGGGTTAATCGTAGCCGTGATTTGGGTGGCGTTGTCTTTTTAGATTTAAGAGACAGAGAAGGTCTCGTCCAAGTGGTTTATGATCCAGACTTGCCTGAGGTGTTTGCTGTGGCCAGCACACTGCGTGCCGAGTTCTGTGTTCAGGTAAAAGGTGTGGTTCGCGCTCGTCCAGATAGCCAAGTTAATGGTCAAATGAAGACGGGAGAAATTGAAGTATTAGGTAAAGCATTGACGATTATCAACGCTGCCGATCCGTTGCCACTGAGCCTAGATAACTATCAGAACAACAGCGAAGAGCAACGTCTTAAGTATCGTTACTTAGATTTACGTCGCCCAGAGATGGCGCAGCGTTTAATGTTCCGCGCTAAGGTCACCAGTGCAGTGCGTCGTTTCCTCGACTCAAACGGTTTTTTAGATATAGAAACCCCGATCCTAACCAAGGCTACGCCAGAAGGTGCCCGCGATTATTTAGTGCCGAGCCGTACTTATAAAGGCCAATTCTTCGCGCTGCCACAATCGCCACAGCTGTTTAAACAGCTGCTGATGATGTCAGGTTTTGACCGTTACTATCAAATTGTAAAATGCTTCCGCGATGAAGATTTACGTGCTGACCGTCAACCAGAATTCACCCAAATCGATATCGAAACCTCATTTATGACGTCCGAGCAAGTGATGGCGAAGACCGAAGAAATGATGCGCGGCCTGTTCCTTGAAATGCTCAATGTCGATCTCGGCGAATTTCCACGAATGACCTACAACGAAGCCATGCGTCGTTTCGGTTCAGATAAGCCAGATTTACGTAATCCATTAGAGCTGGTGGACATTGCTGATTTACTTAAAGAAGTGGAATTTGCGGTATTCTCTGGTCCTGCGAACGATGAAGAAGGCCGTGTTGCTGCACTGCGTATTCCAGGCGGCGCAGCACTGTCTCGTAAGCAAATCGATGATTATACTAAGTTTGTTGGCATTTATGGTGCTAAAGGCTTAGCGTGGATGAAGATTAATGACCTAAGCCTTGGCTTAGAGGGCATTCAATCACCCGTGCTTAAGTTCTTAAACGAAAGCATAGTGAATGAAATCATTAGCCGCACAGGCGCGCAAACTGGCGACATTATCTTATTTGGTGCAGATCAGGCGACTGTGGTTGCCGAATCGATGGGCGCACTGCGTCTTAAAGCCGGTGAAGATTTCAGCTTATTGCAAGGCGAATGGCGCCCATTGTGGGTGGTTGACTTCCCGATGTTTGAGAAAATCAACGGTAGCTTCCATGCAGTTCACCATCCGTTTACCGCACCGCGCGGTGTAACGGCGGCAGAACTTGAAGCCAATCCAGCTAATCGCGTTTCCGATGCCTATGATATGGTATTGAACGGCTGCGAATTAGGCGGTGGTTCAGTGCGTATTCACAACCAAGAAATGCAGTCTGCGGTATTCCGTATTCTGGGTATTACCGACGATGAAGCTAAAGAGAAGTTCGGCTTCCTGTTAGAAGCGCTGCGTTACGGTACGCCACCACATGCAGGTTTAGCCTTTGGTTTAGACCGCATCATTATGCTGATGACGGGCGCAAGCTCAATCCGTGATGTAATGGCGTTCCCGAAAACCACCACTGCCGCTTGTCCGCTGACTAACGCACCAGGTTTTGCCAATCCGCAGCAGTTAGCTGAACTTGGCATTGCCGTTGTTGAGAAAGCTGTTAAAACAGAAGGCTAA
- a CDS encoding YebC/PmpR family DNA-binding transcriptional regulator, producing MAGHSKWANIKHRKAAQDAKRGKLFTKFIRELTVAAREGGSDPDSNPRLRIAIDKALGGNMTRDTVERAIKRGAGELEGQQLETILYEGYGPGGTAVMVETMTDNRNRTVSGVRNAFSKSGGNLGTDGSVSYLFTKRGVLSYAPGIDEDALMEAALEAGAEDIISYDDGAVDVFTDPVDFYTVKELLDKAHFVADNAEIAMIASTKAELDLETAEKFMRLIDTLEDHDDVQEVYHNAEISDDVMASLG from the coding sequence ATGGCAGGTCACAGTAAATGGGCCAACATTAAGCACCGTAAAGCAGCGCAAGATGCTAAACGCGGTAAACTCTTTACTAAATTTATTCGCGAATTAACCGTAGCTGCCCGTGAAGGCGGTTCAGATCCCGATTCTAATCCACGCTTACGAATCGCCATCGATAAAGCCCTCGGTGGCAATATGACCCGAGATACGGTTGAGCGCGCGATTAAACGCGGCGCCGGTGAGTTAGAAGGTCAGCAACTCGAAACCATTCTCTATGAAGGCTATGGCCCAGGCGGCACCGCTGTGATGGTTGAAACCATGACGGACAATCGTAATCGTACTGTGAGTGGTGTACGTAATGCGTTTAGTAAATCAGGCGGTAACTTAGGCACGGATGGTTCGGTTTCTTATCTATTCACTAAGCGTGGCGTGTTATCCTACGCGCCTGGGATCGATGAAGATGCATTGATGGAAGCGGCGCTTGAAGCGGGCGCGGAAGACATTATTAGCTATGATGATGGCGCGGTGGATGTGTTTACCGATCCCGTTGATTTCTATACGGTGAAAGAGCTGCTCGATAAAGCCCATTTTGTGGCGGATAATGCCGAAATCGCTATGATAGCCTCGACGAAAGCAGAGCTTGATCTAGAAACCGCTGAAAAATTTATGCGCCTTATCGACACCCTTGAAGATCATGATGATGTGCAAGAGGTGTATCATAATGCGGAAATCTCCGATGATGTGATGGCAAGCCTAGGCTAG